AGATCCAGGCCAAGAAGTTCCATCCCGTGATCTATTGGTCCACGATCATCGCCACGACCACCGTGGGCACCACCTTGGCCGATTTCGCCGATCGGTCGTTGGGGATCGGCTATGCCGGAGGTTCCTCACTTCTGCTGGCCCTCCTTTTAGGGTCCTTGGCCGCCTGGTATTTCACGATGGGATCAGTGGCGATCGAAACGGTCAAGGGTCCCAAGACCGAGATGTTCTATTGGTCGACCATCATGTTCTCCCAGACCCTGGGCACGGCCCTGGGGGATTGGGTAGCCGACACGGAAAAGTTCGGTTATGGCGGGGGCATGGTGATCTTCGGGGGACTTTTGGCCCTTCTGGCCATCCTGTACTTCCGGACCCGGGTCTCCCGGACCTTCCTTTTTTGGGCCGCCTTCATCCTGACCCGGCCCCTGGGAGCGGTGTTGGGGGATTTCCTGGACAAGCCGTTGGACCATGGCGGGCTGGCCTTGAGCCGTTACGGGGCCTCGGGTGTCCTCTTGGCCTTCATCTTGGGCTCCATCCATCTTTTCCCGCAACGGGCGGCCCGGAAACCGCATTGAAAGGCTAGGCCGTCGAAGAGGGGACGCCCTGTTGTTTCTCCCGGGTGTCCAGGACTTCCCGGACCTTCACCAACAACTCTTGGACCTTATAGGGTTTCGGCAGGAAGTCGAATTTGTCCTTCTGGAGCCCATGCTCGAAGACGGCATGGTCCGCGTGGCCGCTGATGAAAAGCACCGGCATGTGCGGGAAGCGTTCACGGACCATCTCGGCCAGAGCGGGACCGCTGAGGGACGGCATGACCACGTCGGAGACCAAGAGCTGGATGGACGGGCCGTGCTCGTCCAGGACCCGAAGGGCGTCGTGGCCCGACGAGGCGCTCAGGACCCGGTAGCCGTTGTCCGTCAGGGCCCGGGAGGCCAGGCGACGCAGGGATTCCTCGTCCTCCACCAAAAGGATCAATTCGTTCCGGGCATGCCCGGGCTCCGGGGCGGGAGCCTTTTCACGGACCGGACCCGCGCTTGAGGCCGCCGCGGGGAAGTAGAGCAGGAAAGAGGTCCCGCGGCCCGGAATGCTGTCGATGGCGATATGGCCGCCGCTCTGCTGGACGATGCCATAGACCATGGCCATTCCCAGGCCGGTCCCCTTGCCCGCTTCCTTGGTGGTGAAGAAGGGCTCGAAAATCCGGGCTTGTACCTCGGGGGTCATCCCGGTCCCCGTGTCCCGGACCGTGAGCAGTACATGGTCCCCGGGGACCGCCCCCGGATAGAGGCGGCAATGGTCCTCGTCCAGCCGGACCCTCGAGGTGGACAGATAAAGGCCCCCTCCCTTGGGCATGGCGTCCCGGGCGTTGACGGCCAGGTTGAGGATGGCTTGTTCCATCTGTCCGGGATCGGCCTTGCAATGGACCGGGGCGGGCGAGAGGTCCGTGGAGACGTGGATGTCCTCCCCGATGACGCGCTTGAGCATCTTCAGCACGTTCTCCACGCTCTGGTTCAGGTCCAGGACCACGGGTTGGATCACCTGTTTGCGGCTGAAGGTGAGCAATTGCCGGGTCAAGCCGGCGGCCTTCTCGGAGATGGTCAGGATCTGTTCCAGGTCGTGGCGCCGCGGGTCCTGGGGGTCCATCTCGCCCTTCAGGAGGTCGGCGTATCCCATGATGGCCGACAGCATGTTGTTGAAATCGTGGGCGATGCCACCCGCCAGGTGTCCCACGGCCTCCATCTTCTGGGCCTGTTGGAACTGCTGTTCCAGGCGTCTGCGGTCGCCCTCCGATTCCCGGCGGTCGATGGAGATGCGTAGCATCCCGGCGATGGAATCGATGAGGTTACGCTCTTCCCGGAGGAAGGGCCCTTCGGACTCGGGCGGCCTTGGCTCGAGGTAAGCCACCTCGATGGTGCCTTCCTTCCCCCGGGAGGTGGTGAAACGGCTTTCCTGGACCCAGGACGACCGCCGGAAGCCCGGGGTGGCATATTCCACGTCCCCCAGGCGGATCCGGGCCTCGGTCACTTCCGGATACTGCCAGGCGGGAGGGAGAAGGCGGCAGACCTCCCGGATCCAATCGGCGTTGGTGAGTTCCTCGTCGCGGAGCACCTCCGCGGCGCTTTTCAGGCAGGTCAGTTCCTTCACCCTTTCACCCAGGTCGTGCATGAGCTGGGTATTTTCCGCCCGGACCCTGCATTTCTCGATGGCCACCCCGGCCAGGTGAGTGGCCCGCTGGATGAGCATCTGGTCCTCCGGACCGGGCAGGCGCGGTTCCTTGTAATACATGGCGAAGGTCCCGAGGACCTTGCCTTGGGCGTCCCGGATGGGGGTGGACCAACAGGCCCGGAGGCCAAAGGGCTCCACCCAATCCCTGTATTTTTCCCAGAGCGGGTCGGTCTGGATGTCCTGGGTGATGACCGGTTTTCCAAGGTGGACGGCGGTGCCGCAGGAGCCGGCCTGGGGGCCGATGGGCTCTTTCAGGATGGCTTGGCAATAGACCTCCGGCAAACTGGGGGCGGCGATGCGCTCGAAACGGGTCCCGTCGGGCGTGAGCAGGAGGATGGAGCCCGTCATGTCCTTGGAGATGGCCTCGATGCCGCGGACCATGGCATCCAGGACCTCGGGCATGGAACTTCCGGAGGCGATCATCTCCAAAAGGCGCGTTTCTTCCGCCATGAGGATGTCCTGGTATTTGCGTTCGGTGGTGTCCAACGCGATGCCCAGGACCTTGAGGGTGTCGCCCTCGGGGCCCTTCAGGGGGCGGCCGAGGAACCAGAGGTCGCGCTCGATCCCGTCCTTGCGCACGATGCGGCACTCGAAGCCGGCGTCGTCGCCTTCCCGGGCGACCCGGGCCATGGCGGCCCTCAGGCGGTCCCGGTCCTGGGGATGACAGAAGGCCATCAGGGTCTCGACCCGCCCGTCGAATTCGGACAGCTTGATGCCATGGATGCGGGCCAACTCCTCGGACCATTTGAAGGTCCCGGAGCCCAGGTCCCATTCCCAGCTCCCCACATGGGCGGCCTCCTGGGCCAGGCGCAGGAAGGTCTCGCTTTGCCGCAGGGCCTCCTCGGAGGCCAGCCGCTGGGTGGCGTCCCAATTGATGCCCACGATCCGGAGCGGGACACCGTTCCCGTCCCGCAGGACCTGTCCCATGCCGCGGATAGTGCGACGGGCGCCGCTCTTTAGACGCACCCGGAACTCGGTGTTAAAGGGCCTTTCCCCGCGGATGGCCGCCCGCAGGTCCGAATCGGCGCGGATGAAATCGTCCGGGTCCACCAGGCGGGCCCAGGCCTGGAAGTTCGCCTTGAAACCCTCGGCCGGAAGATCGTAGAGGCGGAACATGGCCTCATCCCAGGTGAGCTTGTCCTCCACGATGTCCCAGTCCCAGATGGCCAGGTCCCCCGCCTTGAGGGCGACCTCCAGGCGGTTGCGGCCCAGTTCCAACTCCTCCTCGCGTTCCTTGCGGGTCCGCACTTCCGCCCTGAGCTGCCCGATGGATTCGGAGAGGCGGTCGGCCATGAGGTTGAAGGAGTCGGACAGGTCGTTGAGTTCCTCCAGGCGGCTCCCGGACATCCGTTGGGACAGGTCCCCCCGGGCCAGGGCCTGGGTGGCCAGGGAAAGGCGCCGAAGCCCGCTGGTCATCAAGGTGCCCAGGAAAATGGCCAGGCCCAGGCCTGAAAGCAAGGCGACGGCGGAGATCATGGCGGAGCGGCTATTGCCTTCCGCCACCCCCGCCAGGTAATAGGACTCGGGCATCAAGGTGACCAACAACCAATCCCGGTGGCCCCCCCGGCGGTCCTGATAGGCAATGGCCCTTCCGAGCCAGGTGACCCGGTCCAGGGGTTTCTCGGTGACATGGTCGAAATGGAAAAGAACGCCGTCCTGCAGGGCGCCCAGGTCCTGGTGGGCGGCATCGAGGCTTTCCAGGGCGTGGGTTTGGACCCCATCGGGGTCGGGGGAAGAGGAGGCAACGATCCTTCCGTCGCGGCCCACGACAAGGGCGATGCC
The window above is part of the bacterium genome. Proteins encoded here:
- a CDS encoding PAS domain-containing protein — encoded protein: MNLALRSLEDLFASLPLPLLAVWGQLAFIIGFALALAAFGGFTFRPGGHWGLGREHQAWDTKALLSIPLTFLLIVLTGYIGSFIVLVPGAQTFESLKDLTVFLCVVLFGYPALLTVPFAYGLSDLIEGVPPSFLMDWLPGYFINPTCFWVAYQLFGKDPDFRKARTWGLYLLFLASFMVFEPVLWGHICAGKFTPEISYRNITSALAFTTSITWLIAPFAMLAAFPLVRKLGMFWADIPGHVRERRLGSREWAWTSGGAPIGQGPQGLPIRLVVLAPFLSLILVMVGATAYVTLKSAREDAYKLAGRLHEEISKGIDLSLDDYLDHVPKGDDPEQGIGELLRKLPVAKHGIALVVGRDGRIVASSSPDPDGVQTHALESLDAAHQDLGALQDGVLFHFDHVTEKPLDRVTWLGRAIAYQDRRGGHRDWLLVTLMPESYYLAGVAEGNSRSAMISAVALLSGLGLAIFLGTLMTSGLRRLSLATQALARGDLSQRMSGSRLEELNDLSDSFNLMADRLSESIGQLRAEVRTRKEREEELELGRNRLEVALKAGDLAIWDWDIVEDKLTWDEAMFRLYDLPAEGFKANFQAWARLVDPDDFIRADSDLRAAIRGERPFNTEFRVRLKSGARRTIRGMGQVLRDGNGVPLRIVGINWDATQRLASEEALRQSETFLRLAQEAAHVGSWEWDLGSGTFKWSEELARIHGIKLSEFDGRVETLMAFCHPQDRDRLRAAMARVAREGDDAGFECRIVRKDGIERDLWFLGRPLKGPEGDTLKVLGIALDTTERKYQDILMAEETRLLEMIASGSSMPEVLDAMVRGIEAISKDMTGSILLLTPDGTRFERIAAPSLPEVYCQAILKEPIGPQAGSCGTAVHLGKPVITQDIQTDPLWEKYRDWVEPFGLRACWSTPIRDAQGKVLGTFAMYYKEPRLPGPEDQMLIQRATHLAGVAIEKCRVRAENTQLMHDLGERVKELTCLKSAAEVLRDEELTNADWIREVCRLLPPAWQYPEVTEARIRLGDVEYATPGFRRSSWVQESRFTTSRGKEGTIEVAYLEPRPPESEGPFLREERNLIDSIAGMLRISIDRRESEGDRRRLEQQFQQAQKMEAVGHLAGGIAHDFNNMLSAIMGYADLLKGEMDPQDPRRHDLEQILTISEKAAGLTRQLLTFSRKQVIQPVVLDLNQSVENVLKMLKRVIGEDIHVSTDLSPAPVHCKADPGQMEQAILNLAVNARDAMPKGGGLYLSTSRVRLDEDHCRLYPGAVPGDHVLLTVRDTGTGMTPEVQARIFEPFFTTKEAGKGTGLGMAMVYGIVQQSGGHIAIDSIPGRGTSFLLYFPAAASSAGPVREKAPAPEPGHARNELILLVEDEESLRRLASRALTDNGYRVLSASSGHDALRVLDEHGPSIQLLVSDVVMPSLSGPALAEMVRERFPHMPVLFISGHADHAVFEHGLQKDKFDFLPKPYKVQELLVKVREVLDTREKQQGVPSSTA